A region of Carettochelys insculpta isolate YL-2023 chromosome 9, ASM3395843v1, whole genome shotgun sequence DNA encodes the following proteins:
- the ZNF281 gene encoding zinc finger protein 281 isoform X1, whose product MKLGSGFLGCGGSSKRAAAMEPTFPPSMVMFNHRLPPVTSFTRAAAPPPAAQHPAQCVLPPPPSSSAAAAAAAASSSAAAEPSAPPPPPDVTFKKEPAGAFPSSSSAQRSPWGFLQSLVSIKQEKPSEEEQQHYGGLFGGAGEERHPTLGSGSGDGVSQSVIQDLSLLHHLHHRDMLLSGRSEGAPGGSDEPKHDVHGKKAKRPKPESQGIKAKRKQSTSAKPPLTGDEAAVLSTSQKPHVCEHCSAAFRSSYHLRRHVLIHTGERPFQCSQCSMGFIQKYLLQRHEKIHSREKPFGCDQCSMKFIQKYHMERHKRTHSGEKPYKCDTCQQYFSRTDRLLKHRRTCGEAIGKTGAGLEPGSSNHNMGSLAVLSQGNTSSSRRKSKTKIVSTENKGHKSSNKVTDSQVASNMPMQNYAVEIPVVSSSGGLIGAGMEELQKKVPKLVFKKANRKNTDKSYLNFVSPLPDLIGQKPMPGKQSGSLGIVTSTGVEAVGLLQNVGGKPGQISSNYDDAMQFSKKRRYLQTASSNSAFSINVGHMTSQQSVIQSAGVSVMDNEAPLSLIDSTSLNTEIKSCHDKSGIPDEVLQSLLDQYSHKSEGQKEDPFSITEQRVDLHTSGEQSEMVQEENLSPNSQAASNDKASMLQEYSKYLQQAFERTTNSTGFAFGPSFQFVSLSSSLHNHTLFQDKQIYTTSPLECGFSQSVTSVLPTALPKPPFGMLLGSQPGFYLSALEAHQQLTPSQELDDLIDSQKNLETSSNYQSTSQKLSSQKEQKNLESATSFQIPPQDLASQIEPQKDIEPRATYQIENFAQAFGSQFKSGSRVPMTFITNSNGEVDHRVRTSVSDFSGYTNMMSDVNEPCSTRVKTPTSQSYR is encoded by the coding sequence ATGAAACTCGGTAGCGGCTTCCTCGGCTGCGGCGGCAGCAGCAAGAGGGCGGCGGCCATGGAGCCCACCTTCCCCCCCAGTATGGTCATGTTCAACCACCGCCTCCCGCCGGTCACCAGCTTCACCCGCGCGGCCGCGCCCCCGCCGGCGGCCCAGCACCCCGCGCAGTGCGTCTTGCCACCgcccccctcttcctcagctgccgccgccgccgccgccgcctcctcctctgcGGCGGCCGAGCCTTCCGCGCCGCCCCCGCCTCCGGACGTGACTTTCAagaaggagccagctggggctttCCCTTCCTCGTCCTCCGCGCAGAGAAGCCCCTGGGGCTTCCTCCAGTCCCTGGTGAGCATCAAGCAGGAGAAGCCCAgcgaggaggagcagcagcactaTGGGGGGCTCTtcggaggggcaggggaggagaggcacCCAACTCTGGGCAGTGGCAGTGGCGATGGAGTCAGCCAGAGTGTGATTCAGGACCTCAGCCTTCTCCACCACCTGCATCACCGGGACATGTTACTGAGTGGTAGGAGCGAGGGTGCCCCTGGGGGCTCTGATGAGCCAAAGCACGATGTCCACGGCAAGAAGGCGAAGAGGCCAAAGCCAGAATCTCAGGGAATCAAAGCCAAGCGCAAGCAGAGCACCTCAGCCAAACCCCCACTGACGGGAGACGAAGCTGCCGTTCTGTCCACAAGTCAGAAACCTCATGTTTGCGAAcactgcagtgctgccttcaggaGTTCCTATCACTTGCGCAGACATGTGCTCATTCACACTGGCGAAAGGCCCTTCCAGTGCAGCCAGTGCAGCATGGGTTTCATCCAGAAATACTTGCTCCAGAGACATGAGAAGATCCACAGTAGGGAGAAGCCGTTTGGATGTGACCAGTGTAGTATGAAATTCATCCAGAAGTATCATATGGAGAGACACAAGAGAACGCATAGTGGAGAAAAGCCATACAAATGTGACACTTGTCAGCAGTATTTTTCAAGGACTGATAGACTGTTGAAGCACAGACGAACATGCGGTGAAGCCATAGGTAAaacaggtgctggactagaacCTGGGTCATCAAATCATAAcatggggagcctggctgtgttGTCTCAGGGAAATACAAGTTCTTCAAGgagaaaaagtaaaacaaaaattgtATCTACTGAAAACAAAGGACATAAGTCTAGTAATAAAGTAACTGACTCACAAGTTGCAAGTAATATGCCCATGCAGAATTATGCAGTAGAAATTCCTGTTGTGTCTTCCAGTGGTGGGTTAATTGGTGCTGGCATGGAAGAATTACAAAAAAAGGTGCCAAAGTTGGtcttcaaaaaggcaaatagaaaaAATACAGACAAAAGTTACCTTAATTTTGTATCTCCATTACCAGATCTTATTGGGCAAAAACCAATGCCTGGGAAACAGAGTGGCTCTCTTGGTATAGTAACCAGTACTGGTGTAGAAGCTGTTGGCCTTCTCCAAAATGTAGGTGGGAAACCAGGTCAAATAAGTAGCAACTATGATGATGCCATGCAGTTTTCTAAGAAAAGAAGATATTTACAAACTGCCAGCAGTAACAGTGCCTTTTCTATAAATGTTGGACATATGACCTCCCAGCAGTCTGTCATCCAATCTGCAGGTGTCAGTGTTATGGATAATGAAGCCCCATTATCTCTTATTGATTCCACATctctaaacactgaaataaaatcTTGCCATGACAAGTCTGGAATTCCTGATGAAGTTTTGCAGAGTCTCTTGGATCAGTACTCTCACAAGTCAGAAGGACAGAAGGAAGATCCTTTCAGCATAACCGAACAACGGGTAGACTTGCACACCTCTGGCGAGCAGTCAGAGATGGTTCAAGAAGAAAATTTGAGCCCAAACTCTCAAGCAGCTTCAAATGATAAGGCAAGCATGTTGCAAGAATACTCTAAATACCTCCaacaagcttttgaaagaaccaccaaTAGCACTGGTTTTGCTTTTGGACCCAGCTTCCAGTTTGTTAGTTTGTCTTCATCTCTCCATAACCACACTTTGTTTCAAGACAAACAGATATACACTACATCTCCACTTGAGTGTGGCTTCAGCCAGTCTGTTACCTCAGTGTTGCCAACTGCATTGCCAAAGCCTCCTTTTGGAATGTTGCTTGGATCTCAACCAGGTTTTTATTTATCAGCTTTGGAGGCACATCAACAGTTGACTCCTTCTCAAGAGCTGGATGATCTGATAGATTCACAGAAAAATTTAGAGACATCATCAAACTACCAGTCTACATCTCAGAAATTGAGTAGCCAGAAGGAACAGAAAAATTTAGAATCTGCAACAAGCTTTCAGATTCCACCTCAGGATTTAGCTAGCCAGATAGAACCCCAGAAGGATATAGAGCCTAGAGCAACATACCAGATTGAGAACTTTGCACAAGCATTTGGTTCTCAATTTAAGTCGGGCAGCAGGGTGCCAATGACTTTTATCACTAACTCTAATGGAGAAGTGGACcatagagtaaggacttcagtGTCAGATTTCTCAGGGTATACAAATATGATGTCTGATGTAAATGAGCCATGTAGTACAAGAGTAAAAACCCCAACCAGCCAAAGTTACAGGTAA
- the ZNF281 gene encoding zinc finger protein 281 isoform X2, which yields MKLGSGFLGCGGSSKRAAAMEPTFPPSMVMFNHRLPPVTSFTRAAAPPPAAQHPAQCVLPPPPSSSAAAAAAAASSSAAAEPSAPPPPPDVTFKKEPAGAFPSSSSAQRSPWGFLQSLVSIKQEKPSEEEQQHYGGLFGGAGEERHPTLGSGSGDGVSQSVIQDLSLLHHLHHRDMLLSGRSEGAPGGSDEPKHDVHGKKAKRPKPESQGIKAKRKQSTSAKPPLTGDEAAVLSTSQKPHVCEHCSAAFRSSYHLRRHVLIHTGERPFQCSQCSMGFIQKYLLQRHEKIHSREKPFGCDQCSMKFIQKYHMERHKRTHSGEKPYKCDTCQQYFSRTDRLLKHRRTCGEAIGKTGAGLEPGSSNHNMGSLAVLSQGNTSSSRRKSKTKIVSTENKGHKSSNKVTDSQVASNMPMQNYAVEIPVVSSSGGLIGAGMEELQKKVPKLVFKKANRKNTDKSYLNFVSPLPDLIGQKPMPGKQSGSLGIVTSTGVEAVGLLQNVGGKPGQISSNYDDAMQFSKKRRYLQTASSNSAFSINVGHMTSQQSVIQSAGVSVMDNEAPLSLIDSTSLNTEIKSCHDKSGIPDEVLQSLLDQYSHKSEGQKEDPFSITEQRVDLHTSGEQSEMVQEENLSPNSQAASNDKIPVTSAGFHTSALIHNIVSHCGLGA from the exons ATGAAACTCGGTAGCGGCTTCCTCGGCTGCGGCGGCAGCAGCAAGAGGGCGGCGGCCATGGAGCCCACCTTCCCCCCCAGTATGGTCATGTTCAACCACCGCCTCCCGCCGGTCACCAGCTTCACCCGCGCGGCCGCGCCCCCGCCGGCGGCCCAGCACCCCGCGCAGTGCGTCTTGCCACCgcccccctcttcctcagctgccgccgccgccgccgccgcctcctcctctgcGGCGGCCGAGCCTTCCGCGCCGCCCCCGCCTCCGGACGTGACTTTCAagaaggagccagctggggctttCCCTTCCTCGTCCTCCGCGCAGAGAAGCCCCTGGGGCTTCCTCCAGTCCCTGGTGAGCATCAAGCAGGAGAAGCCCAgcgaggaggagcagcagcactaTGGGGGGCTCTtcggaggggcaggggaggagaggcacCCAACTCTGGGCAGTGGCAGTGGCGATGGAGTCAGCCAGAGTGTGATTCAGGACCTCAGCCTTCTCCACCACCTGCATCACCGGGACATGTTACTGAGTGGTAGGAGCGAGGGTGCCCCTGGGGGCTCTGATGAGCCAAAGCACGATGTCCACGGCAAGAAGGCGAAGAGGCCAAAGCCAGAATCTCAGGGAATCAAAGCCAAGCGCAAGCAGAGCACCTCAGCCAAACCCCCACTGACGGGAGACGAAGCTGCCGTTCTGTCCACAAGTCAGAAACCTCATGTTTGCGAAcactgcagtgctgccttcaggaGTTCCTATCACTTGCGCAGACATGTGCTCATTCACACTGGCGAAAGGCCCTTCCAGTGCAGCCAGTGCAGCATGGGTTTCATCCAGAAATACTTGCTCCAGAGACATGAGAAGATCCACAGTAGGGAGAAGCCGTTTGGATGTGACCAGTGTAGTATGAAATTCATCCAGAAGTATCATATGGAGAGACACAAGAGAACGCATAGTGGAGAAAAGCCATACAAATGTGACACTTGTCAGCAGTATTTTTCAAGGACTGATAGACTGTTGAAGCACAGACGAACATGCGGTGAAGCCATAGGTAAaacaggtgctggactagaacCTGGGTCATCAAATCATAAcatggggagcctggctgtgttGTCTCAGGGAAATACAAGTTCTTCAAGgagaaaaagtaaaacaaaaattgtATCTACTGAAAACAAAGGACATAAGTCTAGTAATAAAGTAACTGACTCACAAGTTGCAAGTAATATGCCCATGCAGAATTATGCAGTAGAAATTCCTGTTGTGTCTTCCAGTGGTGGGTTAATTGGTGCTGGCATGGAAGAATTACAAAAAAAGGTGCCAAAGTTGGtcttcaaaaaggcaaatagaaaaAATACAGACAAAAGTTACCTTAATTTTGTATCTCCATTACCAGATCTTATTGGGCAAAAACCAATGCCTGGGAAACAGAGTGGCTCTCTTGGTATAGTAACCAGTACTGGTGTAGAAGCTGTTGGCCTTCTCCAAAATGTAGGTGGGAAACCAGGTCAAATAAGTAGCAACTATGATGATGCCATGCAGTTTTCTAAGAAAAGAAGATATTTACAAACTGCCAGCAGTAACAGTGCCTTTTCTATAAATGTTGGACATATGACCTCCCAGCAGTCTGTCATCCAATCTGCAGGTGTCAGTGTTATGGATAATGAAGCCCCATTATCTCTTATTGATTCCACATctctaaacactgaaataaaatcTTGCCATGACAAGTCTGGAATTCCTGATGAAGTTTTGCAGAGTCTCTTGGATCAGTACTCTCACAAGTCAGAAGGACAGAAGGAAGATCCTTTCAGCATAACCGAACAACGGGTAGACTTGCACACCTCTGGCGAGCAGTCAGAGATGGTTCAAGAAGAAAATTTGAGCCCAAACTCTCAAGCAGCTTCAAATGATAAG ATACCAGTAACTTCAGCGGGTTTCCATACAAGTGCCCTGATCCACAACATTGTCTCTCACTGCGGACTCGGGGCCTAA